Part of the Clostridium sporogenes genome, AAAATATTAATGGGATTATTAAAAGCAGAAAAGGGAGATATATTAGTAAAGGATATAAACATAAAAAATATAAATCCACGAGAATTGGGAGAACATATGGGACTTGTGTTTCAAAATCCTGAGCATCAATTTATTAAAATGACCGTTGAAAAGGAAATGGCATTAAGTCTAGAAATAAGAAAGCAAAATTCAGAAATAATAAAAAACACCGTAGACTCATATTTGTCCATGTTTGATTTAGATAATCATAGGTTATCTAATCCATTTTCTTTAAGTCAAGGTCAAAAAAGAAGATTAAGTACAGCCAGCATGATGATAAATGGACAATCTATATTAATTTTGGATGAACCAACCTATGGGCAAGATAGAAGTAATCTTAAGGAATTAATAAATTTATTATATAAAATAAACAGTGAAGGTACATCTATTCTTATGATAACTCATGATATGGATATGGTTTTAAACTGTTGTAATAGAGTAATATATTTGGAAAATGGAGAAGTAAAATATAAAGGCTCACCAAAAAATATGAAAGAGAATATTTTTACCTAAAAAGAAGGAGAAAATATGACTAAAAAAAATTATTTTATAGATAACATGAATCCATTTTTAAAATTACTTATTCTTATAGCAATAACTATAATAGGATCTTTAGATTTTAAGCCTTATGCTTCCAGTATTTTGATTATAAGTGGAATTATAATTGCTTCTATTTTTAGTAGTTTAAGTATCTTAGAAATATTAAATTCTGTTAAAGGCTTTATAATAATGTCAATAACTTTTATGTGTGTTATTTTAGCTGTAAGATATATTAGTGGAGAACCCCTTAAGGTTGTTGCCGTATTAGGATTAGGCTTTAGAATAATATTAATAAGTATTTATACTTCCATCTTTGTAAAAACAACGGATCCTACAGAGTTTGTTATGTCTTTGATAAAATATTTTAAGATGCCTCCTAAGATAGGATATGCTTTTTTAACTGCCTATAGATTTCTTCCTACTTTTAAAGATGAGCTTCAAACCATAAAATATGCTCATAAAGTAAGAGGAATTGTAGAAAGTAAAAATCCCTTTATTAAAATATGGAATTCAAAAAGATATGTACTTCCTATGATGGCTAATGCCGTTAGAAAGGGTATAAGAATATCTATGGCTATGGAAACTCGTGCTTTTGATAAATACAAAACTAGAACCTATTATAGAAAGCTTCATATGCCTATAAATGAAATAATTATGACAACAGTTTATATTCTATATATTATTTCTGTTATAGTTATACTTTATTTAAATAATCTTGTTGCTTTTGCTGTTAAGTATGTACAATAATAAAACATTGGAGGGATAAAATATGCCATTTAAACATGAAAAAATAACTTATGGATTCCCACAGGATCCATACGATAAAACTATTGTTAAAGAATTATGTGAAGATATTAACTGTGCATTAAATTTTAGTAGAAAACCTGTAGGGATAAAATTATATTTTGGCAAAGAGGAATATAGCAAATTAGAATGGAAGGAACCTAATGCACCATTATCTTATTGCTGTGTAGTAGAGAAAGCTACTAGAGGGAAAGTATTTAAAATAAGACTTGAACATTTAAGCTGTGATGGAGGTACTACTGCTCTAAATCTTGAACCTTCCACAGAGAGAATAGAGTCTGGTGAAGAGTATTTTTCATATAATTTATATAAGACTCCAGCTGCAGCAAGAAGAGTAAGAGAAGGAGTACCTGGATTGTATAGAACAGGTGCTACTACATATGGCGTTGCAATAGCACCCTTAGAAGAATTTAAAACTATTCCAGATGTAGTTATTTTTATAGTAAATCCTTATCAAGCTATGAGAATTCAGCAAGGATATGTATACCATGAAGGTGGTAGATTGGAAATTACAGGTGCTTCAATGCAAGCAATTTGTGCAGAAGCTACTGTAGAACCTTATATGAAAGGCAGATTAAATACTACAGTTCTTTGTCCAAGCACTAGATTTTTAGCAAAATGGAAGGATGAAGAAATGGCAGTAGGAATCCCTTTTGAAAGATTTCAAAGTGTAGTAGAAGGAGTAATAGCCACCATAAATACTACAGATATTAAACGTAGAAAAGATGAGATAAAGGAAAGATTTGCCGAAAAGAATAAGGATATAAATTTAGAATATTAAAACTTTTAACTATCTAAGTTTTCTACAAACACAACTTAGATAACTAAGATAATAAAAAATGGCATCTCAAAATAGCTTTAATTTTAATAGAGTAAATATAAATAATATATGTAATAAACATATGAATGAGCTTTAGTAGTTCTTAATTTGACGGAATTAAAAATTTTTGTAATTCCTCACAGGACGTGAGGAGCCAGTAGTGAAACCAAGGATGGTGCCTCTACTGGATAAAAAATTTTTAATGGAGTCAAATTTAGAACTCCTTAGCAAAATGAAGTGCTTTATGAATATATTATTTATATTTACGGTTTTAAAATTAAAGCTATTTTTATTTTGAGATAGCTCTATTTTTTATTTTAGATAATGATTATTTAAAATATGTTTATAGATTTTAAGTATTTATTAGTATAAAA contains:
- a CDS encoding energy-coupling factor transporter transmembrane component T; translated protein: MTKKNYFIDNMNPFLKLLILIAITIIGSLDFKPYASSILIISGIIIASIFSSLSILEILNSVKGFIIMSITFMCVILAVRYISGEPLKVVAVLGLGFRIILISIYTSIFVKTTDPTEFVMSLIKYFKMPPKIGYAFLTAYRFLPTFKDELQTIKYAHKVRGIVESKNPFIKIWNSKRYVLPMMANAVRKGIRISMAMETRAFDKYKTRTYYRKLHMPINEIIMTTVYILYIISVIVILYLNNLVAFAVKYVQ
- a CDS encoding DUF169 domain-containing protein → MPFKHEKITYGFPQDPYDKTIVKELCEDINCALNFSRKPVGIKLYFGKEEYSKLEWKEPNAPLSYCCVVEKATRGKVFKIRLEHLSCDGGTTALNLEPSTERIESGEEYFSYNLYKTPAAARRVREGVPGLYRTGATTYGVAIAPLEEFKTIPDVVIFIVNPYQAMRIQQGYVYHEGGRLEITGASMQAICAEATVEPYMKGRLNTTVLCPSTRFLAKWKDEEMAVGIPFERFQSVVEGVIATINTTDIKRRKDEIKERFAEKNKDINLEY